The following coding sequences lie in one Musa acuminata AAA Group cultivar baxijiao chromosome BXJ3-1, Cavendish_Baxijiao_AAA, whole genome shotgun sequence genomic window:
- the LOC135629711 gene encoding uncharacterized protein LOC135629711 — translation MVEQRFFFNKDALVIKGPKKSHALRMFMLAAVMICGVYICSVCLTQLGIQSRPRKLKMEIMEAPCKNPAIPYYEIPYVHYPEPNTYSRDECACTPVRFFSIVSMQRSGSGWFETLLNSHVNISSNGEIFSSKERRGNISAIIRALDKVYNLDWYSSAAKNDCTAAVGLKWMLNQGLMENHVKVAKYFSRRGVSLIFLFRRNLLRRLVSQLANDHDRNTKQLNGTHKAHVHSTNEANILARYKPRINTSELISTLRHTHKFITDAMGHFRNTRHIVLYYEDLVQNRTKLMDVLEFLRVPPRKLVSRHVKIHTRPLPKLVENWDDVYRSLEGTKYRSFLNANYDL, via the exons ATGGTGGAGCAGCGGTTCTTCTTCAACAAG GATGCACTCGTCATAAAGGGACCAAAGAAATCGCATGCTTTGAGGATGTTTATGTTAGCTGCTGTGATGATATGTGGTGTCTATATTTGCTCAGTATGTTTAACGCAATTGGGGATACAAAGCAGACCCAGAAAATTGAAGATGGAGATAATGGAAGCACCTTGCAAAAATCCTGCCATTCCATATTATGAAATCCCATATGTGCATTATCCAGAACCCAATACTTATAGCAG GGATGAATGTGCATGTACACCAGTTCGGTTTTTTTCTATTGTGTCCATGCAGAGGTCTGGAAGTGGATGGTTCGAGACTCTTTTGAATAGCCATGTTAACATTAGTTCTAATGGGGAGATTTTCTCTTCCAAAGAAAGGAGAGGCAACATATCGGCAATCATAAGGGCATTGGACAAAGTTTACAATCTGGATTGGTACAGCAGTGCTGCAAAAAATGATTGTACAGCTGCTGTTGGCTTGAAGTGGATGCTTAATCAG GGCCTTATGGAGAATCATGTAAAGGTAGCCAAATACTTCAGTCGAAGAGGGGTCTCTTTGATTTTCCTGTTCAGAAGAAACTTGCTTCGTCGTTTGGTTTCACAACTCGCAAACGATCATGATCGCAACACTAAGCAATTAAATGGGACTCATAAAGCTCATGTACATTCAACAAACGAG GCCAACATACTCGCGAGATACAAGCCCAGGATCAACACCTCAGAATTGATTTCAACTCTCAGGCACACACACAAGTTCATCACCGATGCCATGGGGCACTTCAGGAACACCCGGCACATTGTTCTGTACTACGAGGACCTTGTCCAGAATCGAACT AAGCTGATGGATGTTCTGGAGTTCCTCAGAGTCCCTCCAAGGAAGCTGGTTAGTCGACATGTAAAGATACACACAAGACCACTGCCCAAGTTGGTCGAGAACTGGGATGATGTTTACAGATCTCTTGAAGGAACGAAGTATAGGAGCTTCTTGAATGCCAATTACGATTTATAG
- the LOC103991702 gene encoding transcription initiation factor IIB, translated as MADAFCPDCKRSTEVVFDHSAGDTVCSECGLVLEAHSIDVTSEWRTFANESADNDPVRVGGPTNPLLTDGGLSTVISKPNGAQAEFLSSSLGRWQSRGANPDRNLILAFKTIATMADRLGLVATIKDRANEIYKKIEDLKSIRGRNQDAILAACLYIACRQEDRPRTVKEICSVANGAAKKEIGRAKEFIVKQLEVEMGQSMEMGTIHAGDFLRRFCSHLGMTNQAVKAAQEAVQKSEELDIRRSPISIAAAIIYMITQLSDDKKPLKDISLATGVAEGTIRNSYKDLYPYSSRIIPISFAKEEDLKNLCSP; from the exons ATGGCGGACGCTTTCTGCCCCGACTGCAAGCGGAGCACGGAGGTGGTGTTCGACCACTCGGCGGGGGACACGGTGTGCTCCGAGTGCGGGCTGGTGCTGGAGGCGCACTCCATCGACGTGACCTCGGAGTGGCGCACCTTCGCCAACGAGTCCGCCGACAACGACCCCGTTCGTGTCGGCGGGCCCACCAACCCCCTCCTCACCGACGGTGGCctctccaccgtcatctccaagcCCAACGGCGCGCAGGCCGAgttcctctcctcctccctcgGCCGGTGGCAGAGCCGCGGCGCCAACCCCGACCGCAACCTCATCCTTGCTTTCAAGACCATCGCCACCATGGCCGACAG GTTGGGCCTTGTTGCTACTATCAAG GACCGGGCCAATGAGATATACAAGAAAATTGAAGATCTTAAGTCTATTAGAGGGCGAAATCAAGATGCAATTTTAGCTGCTTGTCTATACATTGCTTGCCGACAGGAAGACAGGCCTCGAACTGTGAAGG AAATTTGCTCTGTTGCCAATGGAGCTGCAAAGAAAGAAATTGGTCGGGCTAAGGAGTTCATTGTAAAACAGCTTGAAGTTGAGATGGGACAGTCAATGGAGATGGGAACAATTCATGCTGGAGATTTTCTG AGACGTTTTTGTTCACATCTTGGTATGACAAATCAAGCAGTTAAAGCTGCTCAGGAAGCAGTCCAGAAGTCAGAAGAGCTTGATATAAG GAGAAGTCCTATATCAATTGCAGCGGCTATCATTTACATGATAACACAGTTATCAGATGACAAGAAGCCTCTCAAAG ACATATCCCTGGCAACCGGAGTAGCAGAAGGCACCATCCGGAACTCCTACAAAGATCTCTATCCTTATTCTTCAAGGATCATTCCAATCTCCTTTGCAAAAGAGGAGGACCTAAAGAACCTCTGCAGCCCATAA
- the LOC135629587 gene encoding CDPK-related kinase 5-like — MGICYGKLASPENHDPSLSPTPKKKEEVSTKKEGEGEPGVTVAEERTSKPWTSPFFPFYSPSPAHSLFSKKSPSVASEGGGSATATPRRFFKRPFPPPSPAKHIRALLARRHGSVKPNEAAIPEDEGEEGRAVARLDKSFGFSKGFTSKYEIGEEVGRGHFGYTCTAKLKKGESNGQQVAVKVIPKAKMTTAIAIEDVRREVKILRALTGHNNLVHFYDAYEDNDNVYIIMELCEGGELLDRILSRGGKYSEDDAKAVMVQILNVVAFCHLQGVVHRDLKPENFLFTSKDENSQLKAIDFGLSDFVKPDERLNDIVGSAYYVAPEVLHRSYSTEADVWSIGVIAYILLCGSRPFWARTESGIFRAVLKADPSFTELPWPSLSPEAKDFVKRLLSKDPRRRMTASQALCHPWTRNYNDIKVPLDILIFRLIKAYLRSSSLRKAALRALSKTLTVDELFYLKGQFALLEPNKNGCITLENIKLALMKNATDAMKESRVQEFLLSLSALQYRRMDFDEFCAAALSVHQLEGLDRWEQHARCAYELFEKDGNRAIVIEELASELGLGPSVPVHAVLHDWIRHTDGKLSFLGFVKLLHGVSSRSVQSLAKAR, encoded by the exons ATGGGTATTTGCTACGGGAAGCTCGCTTCGCCGGAGAACCATGACCCATCGTTGTCTCCGACGcccaagaagaaggaagaagtgtCGACAAAGAAGGAAGGTGAGGGGGAGCCGGGGGTGACGGTTGCGGAGGAGAGGACATCTAAGCCCTGGACCTCTcctttcttccctttctatagccCCAGTCCTGCGCACAGCCTCTTCTCCAAGAAATCCCCCTCCGTCGCCTCTGAAGGTGGTGGGTCGGCTACGGCCACTCCGAGGAGGTTCTTCAAGAGACCGTTCCCGCCGCCGTCTCCGGCGAAGCACATCCGGGCCCTCCTCGCCCGGCGGCATGGGTCGGTGAAGCCAAACGAGGCGGCCATTCCCGAGGACGAGGGGGAGGAGGGGCGTGCAGTGGCCAGGCTGGATAAGAGCTTCGGGTTCTCCAAGGGGTTCACGAGCAAGTATGAGATCGGTGAGGAGGTTGGGCGTGGGCATTTTGGGTATACGTGCACCGCCAAGCTCAAGAAGGGCGAGAGCAACGGACAGCAGGTGGCGGTCAAGGTCATCCCGAAGGCTAAG ATGACTACTGCCATAGCTATTGAGGATGTCAGAAGAGAGGTGAAGATTTTAAGAGCCTTGACAGGGCATAACAACCTAGTCCATTTTTATGATGCCTATGAAGATAATGACAATGTTTACATAATAATGGA GTTATGTGAAGGAGGAGAGCTGCTAGATAGAATTCTTTCGAG GGGTGGAAAATACTCGGAAGATGATGCAAAGGCTGTCATGGTACAGATACTGAATGTTGTTGCATTCTGCCATCTCCAAGGAGTGGTTCACCGTGATCTTAAACCGGAG AATTTTCTTTTTACTTCCAAGGATGAGAATTCCCAGCTGAAGGCTATAGATTTTGGTTTATCAGACTTTGTAAAACCAG ATGAAAGATTGAATGACATTGTTGGTAGTGCATATTATGTTGCACCCGAAGTTTTGCATAGATCTTACAGCACAGAAGCAGATGTGTGGAGTATTGGCGTAATTGCATATATTCTTCTATGTGGCAGTCGCCCATTTTGGGCTCGAACAGAGTCTGGTATCTTTAGGGCAGTATTAAAAGCTGATCCAAGTTTTACAGAACTTCCTTGGCCTTCTCTCTCTCCTGAGGCCAAAGATTTTGTGAAGCGCTTGTTAAGTAAGGATCCACGAAGAAGAATGACGGCTTCTCAAGCTCTAT GTCATCCGTGGACTAGAAATTACAATGATATCAAAGTTCCACTAGATATCCTTATATTTCGACTAATTAAAGCTTATCTACGTTCGTCGTCTCTCCGTAAGGCTGCTTTAAGG GCTTTGTCAAAGACATTGACCGTAGATGAATTATTTTATCTCAAGGGACAATTTGCTCTATTGGAGCCTAACAAAAATGGGTGCATAACTCTTGAAAATATCAAGTTG GCCTTGATGAAAAATGCAACTGATGCAATGAAGGAATCACGCGTTCAGGAATTTCTTCTTTCG CTCAGTGCTCTTCAATACAGAAGAATGGATTTTGATGAGTTCTGTGCAGCTGCATTAAGTGTTCATCAGCTTGAAGGTCTGGATAGATGGGAGCAACATGCCCGTTGTGCTTATGAGCTTTTTGAGAAGGACGGTAATCGGGCTATTGTAATCGAAGAACTTGCCTCG GAACTAGGCCTCGGCCCTTCTGTACCTGTACATGCTGTTCTACATGATTGGATAAGGCACACTGACGGGAAGCTAAGTTTTCTAGGATTTGTAAAGCTGTTGCATGGTGTGTCTAGTCGATCAGTCCAATCCCTGGCGAAGGCACGGTAG
- the LOC135629588 gene encoding uncharacterized protein LOC135629588, giving the protein MGIDGHGGGRGGSGSRWLEIAERLLGARDLVGSKRFAERAMEAEPLLDGVDQVLAVADVLLAGQRRINNHVDWYAVLQLLPPSASSDGSDAADIRRQYRRLALLLHHDRNRSPGAEAAFRLVADAFAVLSNPDKKSLFDAEIRIAAAAAAAASKPSPSPSPVTAEPFWTKCPTCCNVHMFAGEYLNLALRCSTCRQPFLATELSSPPPVVPGTDMYYCSWGFFPLGFPGGPCFYGGGGIAPSDLGSEWKPFYPMFPNWGNNTNPQPPHQQPGASMHPPDRHRDWQNNGKKENINEPQWAMPAMNKKTMAEKKVEVGLKKRPLGGRNSGKGTGSSGISISGPVARLGSGMKPINLEAVDVKEAEEEEEVVRGININEEYKSLDGVHEDSNDSLSFHIDVDATNDILGNLHNLPFLKEDDIPLRMP; this is encoded by the coding sequence ATGGGCATCGACGGCCACGGCGGCGGAAGAGGAGGAAGCGGTTCGCGGTGGCTAGAGATCGCCGAGAGGCTTCTCGGTGCTCGGGACCTCGTCGGTAGCAAGCGGTTCGCGGAGCGCGCCATGGAGGCGGAGCCCCTCCTCGACGGCGTCGATCAGGTCCTCGCCGTCGCCGACGTTCTCCTGGCCGGCCAGCGCCGCATCAACAACCACGTCGACTGGTACGCCGTCCTCCAGCTCCTGCCCCCCTCTGCCTCCTCCGATGGCTCCGATGCCGCGGACATCAGGCGTCAGTACCGCCGCCTTGCTCTCCTTCTCCACCACGACCGCAACAGGTCTCCTGGCGCCGAAGCCGCGTTCAGACTCGTAGCTGACGCCTTCGCCGTCCTCTCCAACCCTGACAAGAAGAGCCTCTTCGACGCCGAGATTCGcattgctgccgccgccgccgcagccgccTCCAAGCCTTCCCCCTCTCCGTCCCCAGTCACCGCTGAACCCTTCTGGACGAAATGCCCCACCTGCTGCAATGTGCACATGTTCGCCGGGGAGTACCTGAACCTCGCCCTTCGCTGCTCCACTTGCCGCCAGCCGTTTCTCGCCACCGAGTTATCTTCCCCGCCCCCTGTCGTCCCTGGGACCGACATGTACTACTGCTCCTGGGGTTTCTTCCCTCTGGGGTTCCCTGGAGGTCCGTGCTTCTACGGCGGTGGTGGCATTGCTCCTTCAGATCTTGGTAGCGAATGGAAACCGTTCTACCCGATGTTTCCCAACTGGGGTAACAACACCAACCCGCAGCCGCCCCATCAGCAGCCGGGAGCATCCATGCATCCGCCGGACCGGCACCGGGATTGGCAGAACAATGGGAAGAAGGAAAATATTAATGAACCACAGTGGGCGATGCCAGCCATGAACAAGAAGACTATGGCAGAGAAGAAGGTCGAGGTAGGCCTAAAGAAGAGACCTTTGGGTGGTAGGAACAGTGGAAAGGGGACGGGAAGCAGTGGGATAAGTATCTCTGGTCCTGTGGCACGGTTAGGAAGTGGAATGAAGCCTATCAATCTTGAAGCAGTAGACGTAAAAGaagcagaagaggaggaagaggttgTTAGAGGAATCAATATCAACGAAGAATACAAGAGCTTAGATGGCGTCCATGAAGATTCTAATGACTCATTGAGCTTTCATATAGATGTGGATGCTACTAATGACATTCTGGGCAATCTGCACAACCTTCCATTCCTAAAGGAAGATGATATTCCGTTGCGGATGCCATAG
- the LOC135628126 gene encoding dolichyl-diphosphooligosaccharide--protein glycosyltransferase subunit 4A encodes MIDDQDLGFFANFLGIFIFILVIAYHYVMADPKYEGN; translated from the coding sequence ATGATCGACGATCAAGACTTGGGATTCTTTGCTAATTTTCTTGGCATATTTATCTTCATTTTGGTAATTGCTTATCATTATGTGATGGCAGACCCAAAGTACGAAGGTAACTAA